The Vanacampus margaritifer isolate UIUO_Vmar chromosome 15, RoL_Vmar_1.0, whole genome shotgun sequence genome contains the following window.
GTTGCTTCGTGTTTGCTTTGAACAGGATTTGAGCAAAACCTGAAAGTCTTTCATTCAAATAAAGATTTTGTCTCTTGCGCTCACCGGCGCAATAGAGTGCTACAAGTGCGAAGACGAACAGGACTGCGACAAATGCCTTAGCGACTTAGACTCCTGCGAGAAGGCCAGCGACTGCAACGCCAAATGTTTCACCGCCAGGGATGGTAAGTTGAAGCCGAAGCGAAGCCGAAAAGCCCGACGGAAAACAGGCCACGCGACGGCTGGCAAAACCTGCTGCTGTTTTCTGCTGCTTGCAGGCGAGGGCATGGTGACCAAGAGGGGCTGTAAAGTTGTTGGGGAGGACTGCGGCACAGGCGAGACCTGCTGCAATGAAAACTTGTGCAACAAGGGTGCttccatgtttgctttgaacagGATTTGAGCAAAACCTGAAAGTGTTTCATTCTAATAAAGATTTTGTCTCTTGCGCTCAGACGGCAAAGGAATTAAGTGCTACGAGTGCGACAACACCCTCGCCGCCAACACCAGCAGCCTAGGAACCGCCACCACCAGCAGCCTAGGAACCGCCACCACCAAAAAGAAGTGCACCGACTGCCTTGCCTCGGGCGACTGCCCCGAGAGCAGGGCCACCTGCACCACCCAATGTTTCACCGTCAGGAATGGTAAGTTGAACCCGAAGCCCAGCGCCCGACGGAAAACAGGCCACGCGACGGCTGGCAAAACCTGCTGCTGTTTTCTGCTGCTTGCAGGCAAGGGCAAGGTGACCAAGAAGGGCTGTAAAGGTGTTGGGGAGGAATGCGGCAAAGACGGCGTCACCTGCTGCGATGCAAACTCGTGCAACAAGGGTGCTTCATGTTTGCTTTAAACAGGATTTGAGCAAAACCTGAAAGTGTTTCATTCAAATAAAGATTTTGTCTCTTGCGCTCAGCCGTCTCAATAGAGTGCTACAAGTGCGACGACGAACAGGACTGCGACAAATGCCTTAGCGACTTAGGCTCCTGCGAGAAGAGCACCTCTTGCACCACCAAATGTTTCATCGCTAGGGATGGTAAGTTGAACCCGAAGCCCAGCGCCCGACGGAAAACACGCCACGCGACGGCTGGCAAAACGTGCTGTTTTCTGCTGCTTGCAGGCGACGACAAGGCGACCAAGAGGGGCTGTAAAGTTAAAGAGGATTGCAACGCAGGCGGCATCACCTGCTGCACTACAATGTTGTGTAACGACGCCTTGGCTGTGGGCGGCATGCCGCTGCTGGTGCCGCTGCTGGTGCCGCTGCTGGCCGCCGCCTGTCTGGCGCTCTTCAGGTGAGAGGCGGCGACGGTGAGAGGCGGCGGGCGCTTGTCCTTCGCTTGCGGTCCAGAACGGCTTTTCCCGGCCGGAAGCCCTTTCTTCCGCGCGTGCGCGCGCTCGTGCCAACTGCCGACGGCGGCCTTTTCATCACATGCTTTCTCAATAAAGTGCCAAGCCGCCGATGTGTGCATTTCATTTGAGCAGCACAGCACAGCATCtcgttgccatggagacgcCATCCAGGAGATGCGAATCCCACCCACATTTAAGTTGGCAACACGACAAGACATTTTGGATAAAAATGTGTAGGCCTGTTCGCAGT
Protein-coding sequences here:
- the LOC144035663 gene encoding uncharacterized protein LOC144035663 translates to MTRSTQDQIHARPDPRKTSSKPRQRSPLSSDRMKINVALGLLLFCAPLMTGGTNVTECYKCEDEQDCDKCLSDLDSCEKASDCNAKCFTARDGEGMVTKRGCKVVGEDCGTGETCCNENLCNKDGKGIKCYECDNTLAANTSSLGTATTSSLGTATTKKKCTDCLASGDCPESRATCTTQCFTVRNGKGKVTKKGCKGVGEECGKDGVTCCDANSCNKAVSIECYKCDDEQDCDKCLSDLGSCEKSTSCTTKCFIARDGDDKATKRGCKVKEDCNAGGITCCTTMLCNDALAVGGMPLLVPLLVPLLAAACLALFR